The following are from one region of the Cetobacterium somerae genome:
- a CDS encoding GlsB/YeaQ/YmgE family stress response membrane protein, protein MGILTWIILGILAGALAKFIMPGDQGGGIIATMILGIVGAFVGGFLGSIIGIGSVHGLNIGSIFTAAFGAIVVLWLFNKFR, encoded by the coding sequence ATGGGAATTTTAACATGGATCATCCTTGGTATTTTAGCTGGTGCTCTAGCTAAGTTCATCATGCCTGGTGATCAAGGTGGCGGAATAATTGCCACTATGATACTTGGTATCGTTGGAGCCTTCGTTGGAGGATTTTTAGGTAGTATTATCGGTATTGGTTCTGTTCATGGATTAAATATTGGTAGTATCTTTACTGCAGCTTTTGGAGCCATTGTAGTTTTATGGCTTTTCAATAAATTCAGATAA
- a CDS encoding apurinic/apyrimidinic endonuclease family protein, protein MLGLVCMLDGKGMKKGVNALKNFNLEKVKEAALFNLDYTLECIKFCLKNNYIYRVSSSVIPYPDLWNWREDRDILEKLKLIKEYSSKIRLIIHPDQFVVLNSDSEKVIENSLKILESQVQFAKLAGISDLVLHIGKKDGIEKFIETYKKLDSYTKSILVLENCHYYKANEVLELCEKIDVPMVLDVHHARVTKDENYDLEKIKKTWIDKKPLAHISSGKDLVDDKSHSDYISEEDIKKYIWLFKEFDVEIEAKKKEKALKKAADTIGIYSL, encoded by the coding sequence ATGCTAGGGCTTGTTTGTATGTTAGATGGAAAAGGCATGAAAAAGGGTGTTAATGCACTTAAAAATTTTAACTTGGAAAAAGTTAAAGAAGCGGCACTATTTAATTTAGATTACACTTTAGAGTGTATAAAGTTTTGCTTAAAAAATAACTATATCTATAGAGTTTCATCATCTGTAATACCATATCCTGATCTCTGGAATTGGAGAGAGGACAGAGATATTTTAGAAAAACTAAAACTCATAAAAGAGTATAGTTCTAAAATAAGGCTCATAATTCATCCAGATCAATTTGTAGTTTTAAATAGTGATAGTGAAAAAGTTATAGAAAACTCTTTGAAAATATTAGAAAGCCAAGTACAGTTTGCAAAACTTGCAGGGATAAGTGATTTAGTTCTTCATATAGGAAAAAAAGATGGGATAGAAAAGTTTATAGAAACATATAAAAAATTAGATAGTTATACAAAGAGCATATTAGTTTTAGAAAACTGTCATTATTATAAAGCAAATGAAGTGTTAGAACTATGTGAAAAAATAGATGTACCAATGGTTTTAGATGTACACCATGCTAGAGTCACAAAGGATGAGAACTACGATTTAGAAAAAATAAAAAAAACATGGATAGATAAAAAGCCTTTAGCTCATATATCTAGTGGAAAAGACTTGGTAGATGATAAATCTCATAGTGATTATATCTCAGAGGAGGATATAAAAAAATATATCTGGCTTTTTAAAGAGTTTGATGTGGAGATAGAAGCTAAGAAAAAAGAGAAGGCATTGAAAAAAGCTGCAGATACAATAGGTATCTACAGCTTATAA
- a CDS encoding bifunctional aspartate transaminase/aspartate 4-decarboxylase: MKELSPFELKDQLIKLADEAFKGEVLNAGRGNPNFLATLPRRVFNLIGKFAIEESEVSYSYLHNHIGGFPKKEGIYTRFLIFLRKEQCSAEANGILTYLSYIEDQIGLNIDEVLMEFVEAYLGSHYPTPPKMLVNTEIIVKKYLTKEMCQNKLDCDFDVFATEGGTAAMFYIFNSLATNKLIKPKDKIAIVTPIFTPYLEIPKLSEYDLDIVELQLDPKSDWQLPASELEKLKDPSIKLLCLVNPSNPPSTKLSTETLLNLKKLVDEDRPDLMIITDDVYGTFSDNFVSCFGVIPKNTLLVYSFSKYFGATGWRLGTISISHDSIFDELLKTADDDVNNRYTIITPTPKTLSFIDRIVADSRAVGLNHTAGISTPQQLQMALFALNSLVDLNSYYKNSCKALIRNRCKLLYSSLGAHFEDDENVVSYYTLINVADIALELFDEKFAQWFKDNNKINDFLFALAKETGVVLLPGKGFGDTHPTLRVSLANLKEYQYEAIGKKTKQILKEFHTQYESSK, encoded by the coding sequence ATGAAAGAGTTAAGCCCATTTGAGCTAAAAGATCAACTTATTAAACTAGCTGACGAGGCTTTTAAAGGTGAAGTTTTAAATGCAGGTAGAGGAAACCCAAACTTTTTAGCTACTCTTCCTCGTAGAGTTTTTAACTTAATTGGAAAGTTTGCCATTGAAGAATCTGAAGTTTCATACTCATATCTTCACAATCATATTGGTGGATTTCCTAAAAAGGAGGGAATCTATACTAGATTTTTAATATTTTTAAGAAAAGAGCAATGTTCTGCTGAAGCAAATGGAATTTTAACATATTTATCATATATAGAGGATCAAATTGGTTTAAATATAGATGAAGTTTTAATGGAGTTTGTTGAAGCTTACTTAGGAAGTCACTATCCTACTCCACCCAAAATGCTAGTAAACACAGAGATTATTGTAAAAAAATATCTAACTAAAGAGATGTGTCAAAATAAATTAGATTGTGATTTTGATGTTTTTGCAACTGAGGGTGGAACTGCTGCAATGTTTTATATTTTTAACTCTTTAGCTACAAATAAACTTATTAAACCAAAAGATAAAATAGCTATTGTTACACCTATATTTACACCATATTTAGAAATTCCTAAATTATCTGAATATGACTTAGATATTGTTGAATTACAACTTGATCCAAAATCTGATTGGCAACTGCCTGCATCTGAGCTTGAAAAACTTAAAGACCCTAGTATAAAACTACTATGTCTTGTTAATCCAAGTAATCCACCATCAACAAAATTAAGTACTGAAACTCTTTTAAACTTAAAAAAATTAGTTGATGAGGATAGACCTGATTTAATGATTATAACTGATGATGTATACGGAACATTTAGCGACAACTTTGTTTCATGTTTTGGAGTAATTCCTAAAAATACACTTTTAGTTTACTCATTCTCTAAATATTTCGGAGCTACAGGATGGAGACTAGGTACCATCTCTATCTCTCACGATAGTATTTTTGATGAGCTTTTAAAAACAGCTGATGATGATGTAAATAATAGATATACTATAATAACACCAACTCCTAAAACACTGTCATTTATTGATAGAATTGTTGCTGATAGTAGAGCTGTGGGATTAAATCATACTGCAGGTATATCTACTCCTCAACAACTACAGATGGCCTTATTTGCTTTAAACTCTTTAGTTGATTTAAACTCATACTATAAGAACTCTTGTAAGGCTCTTATTAGAAATAGATGTAAACTTCTTTACTCATCTTTAGGAGCTCATTTTGAAGATGACGAAAATGTTGTAAGCTACTATACTCTTATAAATGTAGCAGATATAGCCCTTGAACTTTTCGATGAAAAGTTTGCACAGTGGTTTAAAGATAACAATAAAATAAATGATTTCCTATTTGCTTTAGCTAAGGAAACTGGTGTTGTGTTACTTCCTGGAAAAGGATTTGGAGATACACATCCAACTTTAAGAGTTTCTCTAGCAAACTTAAAAGAGTATCAATATGAAGCTATTGGTAAAAAGACTAAGCAGATATTAAAAGAGTTCCATACTCAGTATGAAAGTTCTAAATAG
- the aspT gene encoding aspartate-alanine antiporter, translating into MDIFADYIRSNVLIALFLSIGIGYALGKIKIGKFQLGGIAGSLIVAVIIGQLGFNVPGILKTAFFALFIYACGYEGGPKFFGALNNKASMKFVISSFFMTVVGLLCVLICAYYFDLDRGLAAGLAAGGLTQSAIIGTAGNSIGNLGLSPELTKQLQTNVAVGYSVTYIFGTLGPVLMVGTILPLIMKWDLRKSAIELEKSQSKGIVLGENEFLALEKVSSRIYEITKDSKYVGKTARELEEDFKEKIFLLDVSQNGSSIKVDNYDNYIFQENDWVVIGGKTKALLSLDGVLGTEIFDCTKFSTTTTEYKKSIIFHYKKFAGKTIEEIKTLLPPAATLGFIVAQVYRENEELPLKPDFKFELGDEVILTGRKQNIDSSFKLLGYATPSKNVVDYITFSIGMILGIIIGEITLPVAGIPISLGTGGGCLFSGLIFGWLKSRYPKVGGIDTGTVSFLKVFGLVVFVVIVGLNAGKSALVTIEQYGMTLFWLGVFVTMVPQVITFLFDYFILKIKNPVDSVAIIAGGRSANPAYAEVLRKTQNSTPVLPFSVGYAVANVFLTMWGPVIVGIITKN; encoded by the coding sequence ATGGACATTTTTGCAGATTATATTCGCTCTAATGTTTTAATTGCACTTTTCCTATCCATAGGTATTGGTTATGCTTTAGGAAAAATTAAAATTGGAAAGTTTCAACTCGGTGGAATTGCCGGTAGTTTAATCGTTGCTGTTATTATTGGACAACTTGGTTTTAATGTTCCAGGTATTTTAAAAACAGCTTTCTTTGCTTTATTTATCTATGCTTGTGGTTATGAAGGTGGACCTAAATTTTTCGGAGCTTTAAATAATAAAGCTTCTATGAAATTTGTAATTTCATCATTTTTCATGACTGTTGTTGGACTTTTATGTGTTCTTATTTGTGCGTACTATTTTGATTTAGATAGAGGGCTAGCGGCTGGACTAGCGGCTGGTGGTTTAACTCAATCAGCTATTATTGGTACTGCAGGGAACTCTATTGGAAACTTGGGATTAAGTCCTGAATTAACTAAGCAACTTCAAACAAATGTTGCTGTAGGTTACTCTGTTACATATATTTTTGGTACTTTAGGACCTGTTCTTATGGTTGGAACTATCCTTCCTCTTATTATGAAATGGGATCTTAGAAAGTCGGCTATTGAACTTGAAAAATCTCAATCTAAAGGAATTGTTTTAGGTGAAAACGAGTTTTTGGCTCTTGAAAAAGTTTCTTCGAGAATTTATGAGATAACTAAAGACTCTAAATATGTTGGAAAAACAGCTAGAGAGTTAGAGGAAGATTTTAAAGAAAAAATTTTTCTTTTAGATGTTTCTCAAAATGGTTCATCTATAAAAGTAGATAACTATGATAACTACATTTTTCAAGAAAATGACTGGGTTGTAATCGGTGGGAAAACAAAAGCACTTCTTAGTTTAGATGGTGTTTTAGGAACTGAGATTTTTGATTGTACTAAGTTTTCAACTACTACAACTGAATATAAAAAATCCATTATTTTCCACTATAAAAAATTTGCTGGAAAAACAATTGAAGAGATAAAAACTCTTTTACCACCTGCTGCTACTCTTGGTTTTATTGTAGCTCAAGTTTATAGAGAAAATGAGGAGCTTCCTTTAAAACCTGACTTTAAATTTGAACTTGGAGATGAAGTTATTTTAACTGGTAGAAAGCAAAATATAGATAGTTCTTTTAAACTTTTAGGTTATGCTACTCCTAGTAAAAATGTTGTTGATTATATAACTTTCTCAATTGGTATGATTTTAGGTATCATTATTGGAGAAATTACTCTACCTGTTGCCGGTATTCCTATATCTCTAGGAACTGGTGGAGGATGTCTTTTCTCAGGTCTTATTTTTGGATGGTTGAAAAGTAGATATCCAAAAGTTGGAGGAATAGACACTGGTACAGTTTCTTTCCTTAAAGTTTTTGGACTAGTTGTTTTCGTTGTAATTGTTGGTTTAAATGCTGGTAAAAGTGCTCTCGTTACCATTGAACAATATGGTATGACACTATTCTGGCTTGGTGTTTTTGTAACTATGGTTCCACAGGTTATTACATTCCTATTTGACTACTTTATCTTAAAAATTAAAAATCCAGTTGATTCAGTGGCAATTATAGCTGGAGGTAGAAGTGCTAACCCAGCTTATGCTGAAGTTCTTAGAAAAACTCAAAATTCAACTCCAGTACTACCCTTCTCAGTTGGATATGCTGTGGCAAATGTATTTTTAACTATGTGGGGACCTGTTATTGTTGGTATTATAACTAAAAATTAA
- the fdhF gene encoding formate dehydrogenase subunit alpha encodes MVNITIDGKNYSVNEKLSLLETLQSLELEIPTFCRDNRSEEKLGICGMCAVSIDGTVTKSCKTLPTEGMVIDTKAPEVIDNRKKLLQKYIDNHHVNCLVCQKSGQCKLQEYCYKYGVDKTIPNSLNLLPIDDSNPFFIIDPNKCIGCGKCAQICRNLQCNHALKLKTTDGKIHTWANKADNINSSTCVSCGNCVSFCPTAGLLPKYKHQFRHWETKTVKTTCGYCGVGCQINFEVKDNVIVESHPILVKPNVGLLCVKGKFGFSYVNHPDRLTHPLIKENGVFRKATWDEALSLIAKKLEETKNRYGGEAIGAFSSGKCTNEENYLFQKFFRGVMKTNNIDHCSRLCHSSSSAALGKTLGYGAMSNSVHEGFESKVVLISGENLRETHPVLGAKVKHSVQNGAKLIIIDIRDIDLSEIADVFLKINPGTDIALINAMVNVIISENLYNKEYIDDNTEGFEALKESVKDYTPEYAEKICGVLKEDIVKAARIYSSDVATTYLGMGNTQHINGSDNVTALSNLALICGNVGKERGGVNPLRGQNNAQGACDMGAFPEIYSGYQKVDDPKSKEKMEKFWNVEHLSPFAGVTVVEMIDKIAKNEMKFLYVMGENPLMTDPNLKHVRSALKNLDLFVVQDIFLTETAAMADIVLPATCFAEKVGTFTNTGRRIQRVRQVVTPPGEVKMDLDIILELMDRMGYKQVNRTPETIFNELCEVTPLYNGFNYSILEEEGVQWPLIDGKGTEFLYQDLSNLKKKFSLIPVELVNSIEVINDEYPYYLSTGRVLYQYHTRSMSGRVEGLNEKCPEPYAEMNSNLLEKISKKDGDVITIKSRRGEITLKIKERDGVKDGVVFVPFHFSSALVNELTASEFLEPISKTPEYKICPVKLI; translated from the coding sequence ATGGTAAATATAACTATTGATGGGAAAAATTATTCAGTTAATGAAAAACTATCTCTTTTAGAGACTTTACAATCTCTAGAATTAGAGATTCCAACTTTCTGTAGAGATAACCGATCTGAAGAAAAACTTGGGATTTGTGGAATGTGTGCTGTTTCAATTGATGGAACTGTTACAAAGAGTTGTAAAACTCTCCCTACTGAAGGTATGGTTATAGATACCAAAGCCCCTGAAGTTATTGACAATCGAAAGAAACTACTTCAAAAATATATAGATAATCATCATGTTAACTGTCTTGTTTGCCAAAAATCTGGGCAGTGTAAACTTCAAGAATATTGCTATAAATATGGAGTTGATAAAACTATTCCTAATAGTTTAAATCTACTTCCAATAGATGATTCAAATCCATTTTTTATAATAGATCCCAATAAATGTATTGGGTGTGGAAAGTGTGCTCAAATTTGTAGAAATCTTCAATGTAACCACGCTTTAAAACTTAAAACTACAGATGGAAAAATTCATACTTGGGCTAATAAAGCGGACAATATCAATAGTTCAACTTGCGTTTCTTGTGGAAACTGCGTAAGCTTTTGCCCAACTGCAGGACTTCTTCCAAAGTATAAACATCAGTTTAGACACTGGGAGACTAAAACAGTTAAAACAACTTGTGGTTACTGCGGTGTAGGATGCCAAATTAACTTTGAAGTTAAAGATAATGTTATAGTTGAATCTCATCCTATCTTAGTTAAACCAAATGTTGGTTTACTTTGTGTAAAAGGAAAATTTGGATTTTCATATGTAAATCATCCTGATCGTTTAACTCATCCTCTTATTAAAGAGAATGGTGTTTTTAGAAAGGCTACTTGGGATGAAGCACTTTCTTTAATAGCTAAAAAGTTAGAAGAAACTAAAAATAGATATGGTGGTGAAGCTATTGGAGCTTTCTCATCTGGAAAATGTACAAATGAAGAGAACTACCTATTCCAGAAATTCTTTAGAGGAGTTATGAAAACTAATAACATAGATCACTGTTCAAGACTTTGTCATAGTTCATCCTCTGCAGCTCTAGGAAAAACTTTAGGTTATGGAGCTATGTCTAACAGTGTTCATGAAGGTTTTGAATCTAAAGTTGTTTTAATTAGTGGTGAAAATTTAAGAGAAACTCACCCTGTTTTAGGAGCTAAGGTTAAGCACTCTGTACAAAATGGTGCTAAACTTATAATTATAGATATTAGAGATATTGATCTTTCTGAAATTGCAGATGTATTTTTAAAGATAAATCCTGGAACTGATATAGCTTTAATTAACGCTATGGTCAATGTTATTATTTCAGAAAATCTTTATAACAAAGAGTATATAGATGACAATACTGAAGGTTTTGAAGCACTTAAAGAGAGTGTAAAAGACTACACTCCTGAGTATGCTGAGAAGATTTGTGGAGTTTTAAAAGAGGATATTGTTAAAGCTGCTCGAATATATTCTAGTGATGTGGCTACAACATATTTGGGAATGGGAAATACTCAACACATAAACGGTTCTGATAATGTAACAGCTCTTTCAAATCTAGCTTTAATCTGTGGTAACGTTGGAAAAGAAAGAGGTGGAGTAAATCCTTTAAGAGGACAAAACAATGCTCAAGGAGCTTGTGATATGGGAGCATTCCCAGAGATATATTCAGGATATCAAAAAGTTGATGATCCAAAATCTAAAGAAAAGATGGAAAAGTTCTGGAATGTAGAACATCTTTCACCTTTTGCTGGAGTAACTGTTGTAGAGATGATAGATAAAATAGCTAAAAATGAGATGAAGTTTTTATATGTCATGGGTGAAAATCCACTTATGACTGACCCTAACTTAAAACATGTTAGAAGTGCTCTTAAAAACTTAGATCTCTTTGTTGTTCAAGATATATTTTTAACAGAGACAGCGGCAATGGCTGATATTGTTTTACCAGCTACATGTTTTGCTGAAAAAGTTGGAACTTTTACTAATACTGGTAGAAGAATTCAAAGAGTTAGACAAGTTGTTACACCTCCAGGTGAGGTTAAAATGGACTTAGATATAATTTTAGAACTTATGGATAGAATGGGATATAAACAAGTAAATCGAACTCCTGAAACTATCTTTAATGAACTTTGTGAAGTTACACCTCTTTATAATGGATTTAATTATTCTATTTTAGAAGAGGAGGGTGTTCAATGGCCTCTTATTGATGGAAAAGGAACTGAATTTTTATACCAGGATCTTTCAAATTTAAAGAAAAAGTTTTCACTTATCCCTGTAGAATTAGTTAATTCTATAGAGGTTATAAACGATGAGTATCCTTACTATCTTTCAACAGGAAGGGTTCTTTATCAATATCATACTAGATCTATGAGTGGTAGAGTTGAGGGATTAAATGAAAAGTGTCCTGAACCTTACGCTGAGATGAACTCCAATCTTTTAGAGAAAATTTCTAAAAAAGATGGTGATGTTATAACTATAAAATCTCGTCGTGGAGAGATTACTTTAAAAATAAAAGAGCGTGATGGAGTTAAAGATGGTGTAGTTTTTGTACCATTCCATTTCTCAAGTGCATTGGTTAATGAACTTACTGCTAGCGAGTTTTTAGAGCCTATCTCTAAAACTCCAGAATATAAAATTTGCCCTGTTAAATTAATTTAA
- a CDS encoding GlsB/YeaQ/YmgE family stress response membrane protein has translation MGLFSWIILGLLSGALARLMMPEVYTAGLIATTVLGIVGALVGGFIGSLLGIGSVSGLNLGSIFLSVIGAFVVLFLFIKFRGR, from the coding sequence ATGGGATTATTTTCATGGATTATTTTAGGACTTTTATCTGGAGCATTAGCTAGACTTATGATGCCAGAGGTATATACAGCTGGGCTTATTGCAACTACAGTTCTTGGAATTGTAGGAGCTTTAGTAGGTGGATTTATAGGTAGTCTTCTTGGAATAGGATCTGTTAGTGGTCTTAACCTTGGAAGTATCTTTTTATCTGTAATTGGTGCTTTTGTTGTTCTGTTCCTATTTATAAAATTTAGAGGAAGATAA
- a CDS encoding autotransporter domain-containing protein: MKSFFLCFILIFQLLSGFEKNENKIFIGKRYPLNLKLDSGWTMSYIKMDSNLKSNFKTPKMKTDPKVNIAYLKYSEDLIGFNCENLDDSLNSNLKNHFFGGMGKVSKKINIDSIYFEPMGKIQSMAVFQRSINENYGNYNVSLDNLNGVLNTLYLGMGVGKQYFQESNIVDVSMNAGVKQELNRIDEEVKYKARVLEQEEDSNLKDKNSFSQELGLNGAIGNPTTGVSFYTGYKYFFSENESWKVTAGVSYIF; the protein is encoded by the coding sequence GTGAAGAGTTTTTTTCTATGTTTTATCTTAATTTTTCAACTTTTAAGTGGTTTTGAAAAAAATGAAAATAAAATATTTATTGGAAAAAGATATCCACTAAACCTAAAACTAGATTCAGGCTGGACTATGAGTTATATAAAGATGGATAGTAATTTAAAAAGTAATTTTAAGACTCCTAAAATGAAGACAGATCCTAAAGTAAATATAGCTTATTTAAAATATAGTGAGGATCTCATAGGTTTTAACTGTGAAAATTTAGATGATTCTTTAAATTCAAATCTGAAAAACCATTTTTTTGGTGGAATGGGAAAAGTTTCTAAAAAGATAAACATAGATTCAATATATTTTGAACCCATGGGAAAAATACAGTCTATGGCTGTATTTCAAAGAAGTATCAACGAAAATTATGGGAATTATAATGTAAGTTTAGATAATTTAAATGGGGTTTTAAATACATTGTATTTAGGAATGGGAGTTGGAAAACAATATTTTCAAGAGAGTAATATTGTTGACGTTTCTATGAATGCAGGAGTAAAACAAGAGCTAAATAGGATAGATGAAGAAGTTAAATATAAGGCAAGAGTTTTAGAACAAGAGGAAGATAGTAATTTAAAAGATAAAAATAGTTTCTCCCAAGAGTTAGGTCTTAACGGAGCCATTGGAAATCCAACTACAGGAGTTTCTTTTTATACAGGATATAAATATTTCTTTTCAGAAAATGAATCATGGAAAGTAACAGCTGGAGTTAGTTATATATTTTAA